A window from Oscillatoria sp. FACHB-1406 encodes these proteins:
- a CDS encoding HAD family hydrolase, giving the protein MIAIRCGEKIFSNLQAVIFDKDGTIEDSNNFGLALAQLRARLIDERVPGTGESLLAMFGVLEDGTLERQGLMAVGSRMENIIAAAAYIVPMGFSWEKSVAIAQEAITEADSRLIRTSDNAALFPGTLALLQRLKAAGLKLGILSAAAPERVRGFVARHELSSYFQLEMGVTARGPFKPDPALFLEACTLLEVEAEKTLMVGDSSLDMLMAKQAGAAGAVAICWKGGTLDYADVAIANFEQDAIDLLD; this is encoded by the coding sequence TTGATTGCAATTCGTTGTGGAGAAAAAATTTTCTCTAATCTCCAAGCCGTCATCTTTGATAAAGACGGTACGATAGAAGATTCCAATAATTTTGGGTTAGCGCTAGCGCAATTGAGAGCGCGTTTAATTGACGAACGGGTTCCGGGTACGGGCGAATCTTTATTGGCGATGTTTGGCGTATTAGAAGATGGTACGCTCGAGCGCCAAGGATTGATGGCGGTGGGCAGTCGCATGGAAAATATTATTGCGGCGGCGGCTTATATTGTACCAATGGGATTCAGTTGGGAAAAATCTGTTGCGATCGCGCAGGAAGCGATTACAGAAGCAGATAGCCGACTTATTCGCACTTCCGATAATGCGGCGCTGTTTCCCGGAACTTTGGCACTTTTGCAACGTTTAAAAGCGGCGGGTTTGAAGCTCGGAATCCTTTCAGCAGCAGCACCGGAGAGAGTACGCGGTTTTGTCGCCCGTCACGAACTTTCGAGCTATTTTCAATTGGAAATGGGCGTAACCGCTCGAGGGCCATTTAAACCCGATCCCGCCCTCTTTTTAGAAGCTTGCACGCTGTTGGAAGTGGAAGCAGAAAAAACGCTGATGGTGGGGGATTCGAGTTTGGATATGCTGATGGCGAAACAGGCGGGTGCAGCGGGCGCAGTGGCAATTTGTTGGAAAGGCGGTACGCTCGATTATGCCGATGTTGCGATCGCGAATTTCGAGCAAGATGCGATCGATTTGCTCGATTAA
- a CDS encoding type II toxin-antitoxin system HicB family antitoxin, whose protein sequence is MMRYAVVIEKGASSYGAYVPDLPGCVAVGETLSEVRELIREAVVLHLELLAEEGESIPEPLSLCEYIEA, encoded by the coding sequence ATGATGCGCTATGCAGTTGTAATCGAGAAAGGTGCAAGTAGTTATGGTGCTTACGTTCCCGACTTGCCCGGGTGCGTTGCAGTGGGGGAAACTTTATCTGAAGTTCGGGAATTGATTCGCGAGGCGGTTGTGCTGCATTTAGAATTGTTAGCGGAAGAAGGCGAGAGCATTCCCGAACCCCTTTCGCTTTGCGAGTATATAGAGGCTTAA
- a CDS encoding alpha-D-glucose phosphate-specific phosphoglucomutase has translation MNLKTVSTQPFSDQKPGTSGLRKSVPDFQKPHYLENFIQSIFDSIDSKDGSTLVVGGDGRYYNRQAIQTILKMAAANGFGRVLVGCDGILSTPAASCVIRENQAIGGIILSASHNPGGPEGDFGVKFNTSNGGPAPEKVTDAIYARSKEINEYKILEAADINLDRVGSFKLGTMDVEVINSVDSYAKLMESLFDFPRIRELFTSGNFRMCMDSMHAVTGPYAHEILEGRLGAPEGTVMNGKPLEDFGGGHPDPNLVYAHDLVEILFGSDAPDFGAASDGDGDRNMILGRNFFVTPSDSLAVLTANATLVPGYKNGLSGVARSMPTSQAVDRVAQRLGIDCYETPTGWKFFGNLLDADKATLCGEESFGTGSNHVREKDGLWAVFFWLNVLAVRGDSVEEIVKEHWKTYGRNYYSRHDYEEVDKERAMDLMAHLRSQFPTLPGQKLGNYEVEYADDFSYSDPVDGSISENQGLRIGFTDGSRIVFRLSGTGTKGATLRIYLESYEPDSSKHDLDPQEALAPFIEIAEKIAQIRQFTERNEPTVIT, from the coding sequence ATGAATTTAAAAACCGTTTCAACTCAACCCTTCTCCGACCAAAAACCGGGAACCTCGGGGCTGCGAAAATCCGTTCCCGACTTTCAAAAACCCCATTACCTCGAAAACTTCATTCAATCCATCTTTGACAGCATCGACTCCAAAGACGGTTCTACTCTCGTTGTCGGCGGCGACGGGCGCTACTACAACCGCCAAGCCATTCAAACCATCCTAAAAATGGCAGCAGCGAACGGTTTTGGGCGCGTTCTCGTGGGTTGCGACGGCATCCTTTCTACCCCCGCCGCCTCCTGCGTCATTCGCGAAAATCAAGCCATTGGCGGCATTATCCTGTCCGCTAGCCACAATCCGGGCGGCCCCGAAGGCGACTTCGGCGTAAAATTTAATACCAGTAACGGCGGCCCCGCACCGGAAAAGGTGACGGATGCGATTTATGCCCGCAGTAAGGAGATTAACGAGTACAAGATTCTCGAAGCTGCCGATATTAACCTCGATCGCGTCGGTTCCTTTAAACTGGGAACGATGGATGTAGAAGTCATCAACTCCGTAGACTCCTACGCCAAACTGATGGAATCGTTGTTCGATTTTCCCCGCATCCGCGAACTCTTCACCTCTGGTAACTTTCGGATGTGTATGGACTCCATGCACGCTGTCACCGGGCCTTACGCCCATGAAATCCTGGAAGGACGTTTGGGCGCGCCCGAGGGAACGGTGATGAACGGCAAACCCCTTGAAGATTTCGGCGGCGGACATCCGGATCCGAACTTGGTTTACGCGCACGATTTAGTCGAAATTCTCTTTGGTAGCGATGCGCCCGATTTTGGGGCAGCTTCCGATGGGGACGGCGATCGCAATATGATCTTAGGGCGCAACTTCTTCGTTACCCCCAGCGACAGTCTCGCCGTCCTCACCGCTAACGCTACCCTCGTCCCCGGCTACAAAAACGGCTTAAGCGGCGTAGCCCGTTCCATGCCGACATCCCAAGCCGTCGATCGTGTCGCACAACGTTTGGGGATAGACTGTTACGAAACCCCCACCGGCTGGAAATTCTTCGGAAACCTCCTCGATGCGGATAAAGCCACCCTTTGCGGCGAAGAAAGTTTCGGCACGGGTTCCAACCACGTCCGCGAAAAAGATGGTTTGTGGGCGGTATTTTTCTGGTTGAATGTTCTGGCGGTGCGCGGCGATTCCGTCGAAGAAATTGTTAAAGAACACTGGAAAACTTACGGACGTAACTATTACTCCCGCCACGATTATGAGGAAGTGGATAAGGAACGGGCAATGGATTTAATGGCTCACTTGCGATCGCAATTTCCCACCCTTCCCGGACAAAAACTCGGCAACTACGAAGTCGAATATGCCGATGACTTCAGCTATAGCGATCCCGTCGATGGTAGCATCAGCGAAAATCAAGGGTTGCGCATTGGTTTTACTGACGGTTCTCGCATCGTCTTCCGCTTATCGGGAACGGGGACTAAAGGTGCAACGCTGCGCATTTACCTGGAAAGTTACGAACCCGACAGCAGCAAGCACGATCTCGATCCCCAAGAAGCCCTCGCCCCGTTCATTGAAATTGCCGAAAAAATTGCTCAAATTCGTCAGTTTACCGAACGCAACGAACCGACGGTTATTACTTGA
- a CDS encoding DUF433 domain-containing protein, translated as MQARISLDSVVYSFLNGESPESIARDFPLLSLEQVYGAIAFYLANREFVNAYMAEGEAEFRRLQQSCQEKSSLLYQKLRVARDEKQSAG; from the coding sequence TTGCAAGCTCGAATTTCTCTCGATTCGGTTGTGTATTCATTTTTGAACGGAGAATCCCCTGAAAGCATTGCCCGAGATTTTCCATTACTTTCCCTCGAACAAGTTTATGGCGCGATCGCCTTCTATCTTGCCAATCGAGAGTTTGTTAATGCGTATATGGCAGAAGGTGAAGCTGAGTTTCGGCGACTGCAACAATCCTGTCAAGAAAAGAGTTCTTTGCTGTACCAAAAATTGCGAGTTGCTCGCGACGAAAAACAGAGTGCAGGATGA
- a CDS encoding helix-turn-helix transcriptional regulator, with the protein MRLRVQRFLTQKQLAEALGVTETTVRNWEAGRSVPKLTPVQYKKLLEILQVTAEELPDRFGFPTGENE; encoded by the coding sequence ATGCGGCTTAGAGTTCAGCGATTTTTAACTCAAAAGCAGCTTGCAGAAGCCCTTGGCGTGACAGAAACAACCGTGAGGAATTGGGAAGCAGGACGTTCAGTTCCCAAGTTAACTCCCGTTCAATACAAAAAATTACTAGAAATTCTTCAAGTTACGGCAGAAGAGTTGCCCGATCGCTTCGGTTTTCCAACAGGGGAGAATGAATAG
- a CDS encoding plasmid replication protein, CyRepA1 family — protein sequence MNFLKEWNASCVDDRITFLNVTPLDGSRPYEYLFYSEALPRRNDGRLRAPLLKQYQHLEQGGWWCSGIDVLTGEEDIWGCFKPIQPRRARVSRKGGLPAIGKQIKYEHPPKAATGVFALRVPIAIWQAIAARYEQPIRPEDIDRARPDLGFWQWLKQHPTIPICITEGAKKAGALLTAGYAAIAIPGIDSGYRVPRNERNERIGKPYLIPQLHILAQSQRPFYLVFDRDSKPNTIKAVNTSLQKMGHLLEQQGCSVNIVTWNSEDGKGVDDFIAACGTQAFERAYNNALTLATWRAQTFTQLTYPPDLRLNYRYLLSEEIQNFKLKITNREADLPSTFDLHNKVKEVSCEEETLPQLIGIKSPKGTGKTQWLEGIVKDAISRGQWVLVIGHRVQLVRELCDRFGIDYIANARPSLARGYGLCIDSLHPNSQAQFEARDWQDGIVIIDEVEQVLWHALNSSTCQNNRVAILKSLKTLMQNVLGGKGRVYVADADLSDVSLDYLLSLAGVQQKPFIIQNDWKPEPQDAWQVYHYADSTPDRLVGDLVQHIQQGGKPFVCLSAQKLTSQWGTRALEGYLKERFPDVRILRIDSESVAASKLRQLNEILPDYDIVLASPSIETGVSLDLRGHFTSVWAIAQGIQGETSVRQSLSRLRENLPRYLWVAPYGFNQVGNGSTSIPSLLSSGQRLTQLNVRLLQQSDFEGIDDLEVGFQAESLLCWARFAVRLNASMLNYRESVLGALRGEGHQVCEVSPEVELREETPEVSLSSAINAVREQNYQAECIAIARSPDLNEEDYRTAKKRMVKNLTERRSQRKAELQQRYGVPVTAALVAKDDRGWYEQIRLHYFLTLGRSHLADRDAAVAKHLLEQGEGDIFLPDFNRSQLGAIVGTMERLGIPLFLQERGREFRNSDPDLQEMAAIALQNRAAIKAIASLGLAKNSSPVTVLRRFLELLGCGLKYLRIESQGKKRLRVYGLEIPNDGRLQVFHVWLRRDRSFEVNFDNFPALKPRPDSNDSRYVQLNLLDL from the coding sequence GTGAATTTCCTAAAAGAGTGGAACGCAAGCTGCGTTGACGATCGCATCACCTTCCTCAATGTCACGCCCTTAGATGGGAGTCGTCCCTACGAATACTTGTTCTACTCCGAAGCCTTACCCCGCCGCAATGACGGGCGGTTGCGCGCTCCTCTCCTCAAACAGTACCAGCATTTAGAGCAAGGCGGTTGGTGGTGTTCGGGGATCGATGTGCTGACGGGCGAGGAAGATATTTGGGGATGCTTCAAACCCATTCAACCGCGCCGCGCCCGCGTTTCTCGCAAAGGCGGTTTGCCCGCTATCGGCAAGCAAATCAAGTACGAACATCCCCCCAAAGCCGCAACGGGAGTTTTCGCGCTACGAGTGCCGATCGCGATTTGGCAAGCGATCGCAGCGCGCTACGAACAACCCATCCGCCCGGAAGACATCGATCGCGCTCGCCCCGATCTCGGCTTCTGGCAATGGTTGAAACAACATCCTACCATTCCCATCTGCATTACTGAAGGAGCCAAAAAAGCTGGCGCGCTACTCACAGCAGGTTACGCCGCGATCGCAATTCCGGGGATCGATAGCGGTTATCGCGTCCCCCGCAACGAACGCAACGAACGCATCGGCAAACCTTACCTCATCCCGCAACTGCACATCCTCGCCCAATCCCAACGCCCCTTTTACCTCGTTTTCGATCGCGACAGCAAACCCAACACCATCAAAGCCGTAAATACTTCCCTGCAAAAAATGGGGCATTTGCTCGAACAGCAAGGATGCAGCGTTAATATTGTCACTTGGAATAGCGAAGATGGCAAAGGCGTTGATGACTTCATCGCCGCGTGCGGTACGCAAGCCTTCGAGCGCGCCTACAATAATGCCTTAACCCTCGCCACCTGGAGAGCGCAAACCTTCACTCAACTCACCTACCCGCCGGATTTGCGGCTGAATTATCGGTATTTATTGAGCGAAGAAATTCAAAATTTCAAATTAAAAATTACAAATAGGGAAGCCGATCTGCCTTCAACATTCGACCTTCACAATAAGGTTAAAGAAGTTTCCTGCGAAGAAGAAACTTTACCGCAACTAATCGGGATTAAATCGCCGAAGGGAACGGGAAAAACGCAATGGCTTGAAGGAATCGTTAAAGATGCGATTTCTAGGGGACAATGGGTACTCGTCATCGGACATCGCGTTCAACTCGTCCGAGAACTGTGCGATCGCTTCGGCATCGATTATATCGCCAACGCTCGTCCCTCTCTCGCCCGAGGGTACGGATTGTGTATCGACTCGCTTCACCCCAACTCCCAAGCCCAATTTGAAGCCCGCGACTGGCAAGATGGTATCGTCATTATCGATGAAGTCGAGCAAGTCCTCTGGCACGCTTTAAACTCTAGCACTTGCCAAAATAATCGCGTTGCTATCCTCAAATCCCTCAAAACCTTAATGCAGAACGTTTTGGGCGGAAAGGGACGAGTTTACGTCGCCGATGCCGATTTAAGCGATGTTTCCCTCGATTACTTACTCTCCCTCGCGGGCGTGCAGCAAAAACCGTTTATTATCCAAAATGATTGGAAACCCGAACCCCAAGACGCTTGGCAGGTCTATCATTATGCCGACAGTACGCCCGATCGCTTAGTGGGCGATTTAGTGCAGCATATTCAGCAAGGCGGTAAACCCTTCGTCTGTCTGTCCGCGCAAAAACTCACCAGTCAGTGGGGAACGCGCGCCTTGGAAGGATACTTAAAAGAGCGATTTCCCGACGTTCGTATTCTCAGAATTGACTCGGAATCCGTCGCCGCCTCGAAGTTGAGGCAACTCAACGAGATTCTACCCGATTACGATATCGTGCTGGCGAGTCCGTCGATTGAAACCGGCGTAAGTCTCGACCTTCGGGGGCATTTTACCTCAGTCTGGGCGATCGCGCAGGGCATCCAAGGCGAAACCTCCGTGCGCCAGTCCCTCAGCCGCCTGCGAGAAAATCTGCCTCGCTATCTTTGGGTTGCGCCCTACGGATTCAACCAAGTTGGAAACGGTTCGACTTCGATTCCGAGTTTGTTAAGTTCGGGACAGCGATTAACGCAGTTGAATGTGCGTTTGCTGCAACAGTCCGATTTTGAAGGCATTGACGATTTGGAAGTCGGTTTCCAAGCCGAATCGCTGCTATGTTGGGCGCGATTTGCCGTGCGGCTGAATGCGTCGATGCTGAACTATCGCGAGTCAGTTTTGGGGGCGTTGCGCGGGGAAGGACATCAAGTTTGCGAAGTTTCCCCAGAGGTGGAATTACGGGAAGAAACGCCGGAAGTTAGCCTCAGTTCTGCGATTAATGCGGTGCGCGAGCAAAATTATCAAGCTGAATGTATTGCGATCGCGCGATCGCCGGATTTAAACGAGGAAGACTACCGTACCGCGAAAAAGCGTATGGTGAAAAACCTAACCGAACGGCGATCCCAGCGCAAAGCCGAGTTGCAACAGCGCTACGGGGTTCCCGTCACCGCCGCTTTAGTCGCGAAAGACGATCGCGGTTGGTACGAGCAAATTCGCCTGCACTATTTTCTCACTTTGGGGCGATCGCACCTAGCCGATCGCGATGCTGCTGTCGCCAAGCATTTATTAGAACAGGGCGAAGGCGATATTTTCCTGCCCGACTTCAACCGATCGCAACTCGGCGCGATCGTCGGTACGATGGAACGGTTGGGCATTCCCCTTTTCTTGCAAGAACGAGGGCGAGAGTTTCGTAACAGCGATCCCGACTTGCAAGAAATGGCGGCAATTGCACTGCAAAACCGTGCTGCAATTAAAGCGATCGCGAGTTTGGGTTTAGCCAAAAATTCTAGCCCCGTTACCGTTCTGCGACGCTTCCTCGAACTTTTGGGCTGCGGTTTAAAGTACCTGCGAATTGAGAGTCAAGGTAAAAAGAGGCTGCGCGTCTATGGGTTAGAGATTCCCAACGACGGGCGCTTGCAAGTCTTTCACGTTTGGTTGAGGCGCGATCGCAGTTTCGAGGTGAATTTCGACAACTTCCCCGCCTTAAAACCCCGTCCCGACTCTAACGATAGTCGATACGTGCAATTAAACTTGCTCGATCTTTAA
- a CDS encoding ATP-binding protein, with protein MLTQIQFRNFKSYRSGTLHLAPLTVLIGANASGKSNAIEALRLLTRIAVGERLGFLNSIYRPNTNILRGGVKNLGHKGSGSFGFSCVTTAKKWHDFSIDLSLGKDGDLRVIKETISSQTSTVPLYEISSAPQGAGSDVFVTYNNFARGGKKPNIVCSSQMAIFTQLLSEIRFHPNNTKSREIIPKVAEQYVRWLGSIVFLELEPSTMRDYGHKTDRFLREHGENLSGVLYNLCREPEVKRAILEFIRSLPEQDIEDIGFIETPRDEVLLTLTETFGGISTPYEAPLLSDGTLRVLSTAAMLLSAPEQSLVVIEEIDNGVHPSRAANLLARISKIAKQRNLRVLISSHNPALLDALPDDAVPETVFCYRSNEDGSSQLLRLKDFLDYPGLIARGTLGHLMTSGLLERSIKRYVGSEKKQEKAMEWLASLTAGGIARP; from the coding sequence ATGTTGACGCAAATACAATTTAGAAATTTTAAAAGCTATCGCTCCGGAACGCTGCACCTCGCTCCCCTCACTGTATTGATTGGCGCTAACGCATCGGGAAAAAGTAATGCAATCGAAGCATTGCGCTTATTAACCCGAATTGCAGTAGGGGAAAGATTAGGATTTCTCAATAGCATTTACCGACCCAATACCAATATCTTGAGGGGAGGAGTCAAAAATCTTGGACATAAAGGCTCCGGATCTTTCGGTTTTTCTTGCGTAACGACAGCTAAAAAATGGCACGACTTCTCCATCGATCTGAGTCTTGGGAAGGATGGCGATCTCCGAGTTATTAAGGAAACAATTTCTAGTCAAACTTCAACCGTTCCGCTCTATGAAATATCGAGCGCGCCACAAGGGGCGGGGAGTGACGTTTTTGTGACCTACAACAATTTTGCTCGGGGTGGAAAAAAGCCTAATATTGTCTGTAGCAGTCAAATGGCAATTTTTACACAGCTTTTAAGCGAGATTCGCTTTCATCCCAATAACACTAAAAGTAGAGAAATTATTCCTAAAGTTGCAGAACAATATGTACGCTGGCTCGGTAGTATTGTATTTCTAGAACTGGAACCCAGTACCATGCGCGATTACGGTCATAAAACCGATCGCTTTCTTAGGGAGCATGGCGAAAATCTTTCTGGGGTTCTTTATAATCTTTGTCGCGAGCCAGAAGTTAAGCGAGCCATTTTAGAGTTTATCCGCAGTCTGCCCGAACAAGATATTGAGGATATCGGCTTTATCGAAACACCACGGGATGAAGTTTTATTAACGCTGACTGAAACTTTTGGGGGAATTTCAACTCCTTATGAAGCACCTTTGCTTTCCGATGGAACCTTACGAGTGCTTTCGACTGCCGCCATGTTGTTGTCTGCACCCGAACAAAGTTTGGTCGTCATTGAAGAAATCGATAATGGGGTACATCCCAGTCGAGCAGCGAATTTATTAGCAAGAATTTCTAAAATCGCAAAGCAGCGAAATTTGCGCGTTTTAATTAGTAGTCATAACCCCGCTCTCCTAGATGCTTTACCCGATGATGCCGTTCCTGAAACTGTATTTTGCTACCGCAGCAATGAGGATGGGTCGAGTCAACTCCTTCGTTTAAAAGATTTCCTCGATTATCCAGGATTAATTGCCAGAGGGACTCTCGGACATCTGATGACATCGGGACTGTTAGAACGTTCAATTAAGCGGTATGTTGGCTCCGAAAAGAAGCAAGAGAAAGCAATGGAGTGGTTAGCATCTTTGACTGCGGGGGGAATAGCTAGACCGTGA
- the acs gene encoding acetate--CoA ligase encodes MSQPTIESILQENRVFPPPEEFSREAAIASLEDYQQLYDKAKADPQAFWAELAEKELHWFQKWDTVLDWQPPVAKWFVGGKMNISYNCLDRHLTTWRKNKAALIWEGEPGDSRTLTYAQLHREVCQMANVLKELGVQKGDVVGIYMPMIPEAAIAMLACARIGAAHSVVFGGFSSEALRDRLNDAEAKLVITADGGYRKDKAVPLKEQVDLAIANNHAPSVKNVLVVQRTGQKVHMEPGRDHWWHDLKLNASADCPAEPMDSEDLLFILYTSGSTGKPKGVVHTTAGYNLYTHMTTKWTFDLKDTDVYWCTADVGWITGHSYIVYGPLSNGATTLMYEGAPRPSNPGCFWDVIEKYGVTIFYTAPTAIRAFIKMGEHLPKARNLSSLRLLGTVGEPINPEAWMWYHKIIGNERCPIVDTWWQTETGGFMLTPLPGATPTKPGSATFPFPGILAEVVDLDGNPAADNEGGYLVIKHPWPSMMRTVYGDDERFRRTYWEHIAPKDGQYFYFAGDGARRDEEGYFWVMGRVDDVISVAGHRLGTMEIESALVSHPAVAEAAVVGKPDELKGEEVFAFVTLEGDYEESEALEKELKQHVVNEIGAIARPGEIRFTDAMPKTRSGKIMRRLLRNLAAGQEIAGDTSTLEDRTVLDKLRGGA; translated from the coding sequence ATGTCTCAACCGACGATTGAATCCATCCTCCAAGAAAACCGCGTTTTCCCGCCGCCAGAAGAATTCAGCCGGGAAGCCGCGATCGCATCTCTCGAAGATTACCAACAACTCTACGATAAAGCTAAAGCAGATCCCCAAGCCTTCTGGGCGGAACTCGCCGAGAAAGAATTGCATTGGTTCCAGAAATGGGATACCGTCCTCGATTGGCAGCCCCCCGTCGCGAAATGGTTTGTCGGCGGTAAAATGAATATTTCCTACAACTGCCTCGATCGCCACCTCACCACTTGGCGCAAAAACAAAGCCGCCCTCATTTGGGAAGGCGAACCGGGCGACTCGCGCACCCTCACTTACGCGCAACTGCATCGCGAAGTTTGCCAAATGGCGAACGTGCTGAAAGAATTAGGCGTACAAAAAGGCGATGTCGTCGGCATCTATATGCCCATGATCCCCGAAGCCGCGATCGCGATGCTCGCCTGTGCTAGAATTGGCGCGGCTCATAGCGTCGTGTTTGGCGGTTTTAGTTCTGAAGCACTGCGCGACAGACTCAACGACGCAGAAGCCAAACTCGTCATCACCGCAGACGGCGGCTACCGTAAAGATAAAGCCGTTCCCCTCAAAGAACAAGTCGATCTCGCGATCGCCAACAACCACGCCCCCAGCGTTAAAAACGTCCTCGTCGTCCAGCGTACCGGGCAAAAAGTCCACATGGAACCCGGACGCGACCATTGGTGGCACGATCTTAAATTAAACGCCTCCGCCGACTGTCCCGCCGAACCGATGGACAGCGAAGACCTCCTCTTCATCCTCTACACCTCCGGTAGCACCGGCAAACCTAAAGGAGTTGTCCACACCACCGCCGGTTACAACCTCTACACCCACATGACGACGAAGTGGACGTTCGATCTCAAAGATACCGACGTTTACTGGTGTACCGCCGATGTCGGCTGGATTACCGGCCACAGTTACATTGTTTATGGCCCCCTTTCCAACGGCGCAACGACCTTAATGTACGAAGGCGCGCCCCGTCCCTCCAATCCCGGTTGCTTCTGGGATGTCATTGAAAAATACGGCGTAACCATCTTTTACACCGCCCCCACCGCCATTCGCGCCTTCATTAAAATGGGCGAACACCTGCCCAAAGCGCGCAATTTGTCAAGTTTGCGCCTGCTTGGAACCGTCGGCGAACCGATTAACCCCGAAGCTTGGATGTGGTATCACAAAATCATCGGCAACGAACGCTGTCCGATTGTCGATACCTGGTGGCAAACAGAAACGGGCGGTTTCATGCTGACTCCACTCCCCGGTGCAACGCCCACCAAACCGGGTTCGGCAACCTTCCCCTTCCCCGGCATTCTCGCCGAAGTGGTCGATTTAGACGGCAATCCCGCCGCTGATAATGAGGGCGGTTACTTGGTCATCAAGCATCCTTGGCCGAGTATGATGCGGACAGTATACGGCGACGACGAGCGCTTCCGTCGCACTTATTGGGAACATATCGCCCCGAAAGACGGGCAATACTTCTATTTTGCTGGCGATGGCGCGCGCCGGGATGAAGAGGGGTATTTTTGGGTGATGGGGCGCGTGGATGACGTGATTAGCGTCGCCGGACACCGCCTGGGGACGATGGAAATCGAATCGGCGTTGGTGTCGCATCCAGCGGTGGCAGAAGCCGCAGTCGTGGGCAAACCGGACGAGTTGAAGGGCGAGGAAGTTTTCGCTTTTGTGACTTTAGAAGGCGATTACGAGGAAAGCGAGGCGTTGGAGAAGGAGTTAAAACAGCACGTCGTTAATGAGATTGGGGCGATCGCGCGGCCGGGAGAAATCCGGTTTACCGATGCGATGCCGAAAACGCGATCGGGTAAAATCATGCGGCGTTTATTGCGTAATTTAGCTGCCGGACAGGAGATTGCGGGCGATACTTCAACCTTGGAAGATCGCACCGTTCTCGATAAATTGCGCGGCGGCGCGTAG
- a CDS encoding alpha/beta hydrolase codes for MSKLQKLKSQKSRSRASKRLIHIGNAAFILLFVSIALLYLLHRFTAIRVLQLPIIPIVAFLGGGGLVCWLWAEWVEKRGRKLLVSVVLIGFLGMNAIAFLGAYSMTHFRSSEQWSLASPKPINYKRPSDFGLPYETKYIAIARQQRLETWWIPTANAPSRGTILLFPGNRGSKSQVLLPARVLHNLDYDTLLVDFRGTGGSSGNTTTLGVREGEDVAAAFQWVRQQDARRPIALYGVSMGTAAILRAISTQNIAPDAILLELPYSHLLNSVKRRLRFYNIPTFPAAELIVFWGSIQHKINGFAHNPAIYAKQVRCPTLILQGDRDKWIDRAELKQLEDNLPYSHHYISFPNAGHQLLITVNPKLWRQSVQQFLDGID; via the coding sequence ATGTCGAAATTGCAGAAGCTCAAATCCCAAAAGTCGCGCTCGCGTGCATCGAAACGCCTCATTCACATTGGCAATGCAGCGTTTATCCTGCTGTTCGTCTCGATCGCGCTTCTCTATTTGCTGCATCGTTTTACCGCGATTAGGGTTTTGCAGCTTCCTATTATCCCAATTGTTGCATTTTTGGGGGGCGGCGGACTGGTTTGCTGGCTCTGGGCGGAATGGGTAGAGAAACGCGGGCGTAAATTACTCGTTTCCGTTGTCTTAATCGGATTCTTGGGGATGAATGCGATCGCGTTTTTGGGGGCGTACTCGATGACGCATTTCCGTTCCTCGGAGCAGTGGAGTCTCGCTTCTCCTAAGCCAATAAATTATAAGCGTCCGAGCGACTTTGGATTGCCGTATGAGACGAAATATATCGCGATCGCTCGCCAGCAACGCTTGGAAACTTGGTGGATTCCCACGGCAAATGCGCCCTCACGAGGAACGATTCTCTTATTTCCTGGCAATCGCGGCAGTAAGAGTCAGGTTTTGCTGCCCGCGCGCGTTTTACACAATCTCGACTACGATACACTGCTGGTTGATTTTCGCGGAACGGGCGGTTCGAGTGGCAATACAACAACCTTGGGCGTGCGCGAGGGCGAAGATGTGGCGGCGGCGTTTCAGTGGGTTCGGCAGCAAGATGCGCGCCGTCCGATCGCGCTTTACGGCGTTTCGATGGGGACGGCAGCGATTTTACGCGCGATCTCCACCCAAAATATTGCGCCCGATGCGATTCTCCTCGAACTTCCTTATTCACACCTTTTGAATTCTGTCAAGCGTCGCTTGCGATTCTATAATATCCCTACCTTTCCTGCTGCCGAACTGATTGTATTTTGGGGCAGCATCCAGCACAAAATTAACGGTTTCGCCCACAATCCCGCAATTTATGCCAAACAAGTACGCTGTCCTACATTAATTTTGCAGGGCGATCGCGACAAATGGATCGATCGCGCCGAACTCAAACAGCTTGAGGACAACTTACCTTACTCTCACCACTATATTTCCTTCCCTAACGCCGGACATCAACTACTCATCACCGTCAATCCGAAGTTATGGCGGCAAAGCGTCCAACAGTTTCTTGATGGTATCGATTAA